One window of Colias croceus chromosome 6, ilColCroc2.1 genomic DNA carries:
- the LOC123692752 gene encoding putative nuclease HARBI1, whose translation MHALRLLKAAHDEELWLRRQKRNASRPSLETINEMPEQLFQERFRLNKKTFSELCCSLRNETNIRGTKEIPLEVKVLCALSFFATGSYQRIVGVTQHLPQRTTSRCIRQVVEALNSPRIVKKWIVFPQTHQERTRIRQEFQRKFQLPGVIGCIDCTHISIVKPHIDEQNYFNRKGYHSLNVQMICDDNLKIINVNAKYGGATHDSFIWSSSEVEPYMRGLHENGELTWLLGDSGYPQRAWLMTPILNAEPGSRAEVYTTRHLQARNCIERCFGVLKARWRCLLKHRTLHYHPRVASEVTIACCVLHNIALDAKLPPPNNMAEQQEDGDEPSVGVGPISSNQDELMSGRIMLNNLVNRLV comes from the exons atgcacGCTTTGAGACTTTTAAAAGCTGCGCACGATGAAGAACTTTGGCTCAGgcgccaaaaaagaaatgcgTCCAGACCGAGTTTAGAGACAATCAATGAAATGCCGGAACAATTGTTTCAGGAGCGTTTtaggttaaataaaaaaacttttagcGAGCTTTGCTGCAGCCTACGTAACGAAACAAACATACGGGGGACTAAAGAAATTCCTTTGGAAGTAAAG GTTCTTTGCGCTCTGAGTTTCTTCGCAACGGGATCCTATCAGAGAATTGTGGGTGTCACACAACATTTGCCACAACGCACTACAAGTAGATGCATTAGGCAAGTTGTGGAGGCACTCAACAGTCCTCggatagtgaaaaaatggaTAGTTTTCCCTCAAACACACCAAGAAAGAACAAGAATTCGACAAGA ATTTCAAAGGAAATTTCAATTGCCAGGGGTAATTGGATGCATAGATTGCACTCACATATCAATTGTAAAACCCCACATTGATGAacagaattattttaacagaaaAGGATACCATTCCTTAAATGTGCAAATG atatgtgatgataatttaaagattATCAATGTCAATGCAAAATATGGTGGAGCCACGCATGATTCCTTCATATGGTCATCCAGTGAAGTGGAACCATACATGCGTGGACTTCACGAAAATGGTGAATTGACGTGGCTATTAG gtGATTCTGGATACCCACAGAGAGCGTGGCTGATGACACCAATTTTAAATGCCGAACCAGGTTCTCGAGCAGAGGTGTACACTACACGCCATTTACAGGCACGCAATTGTATTGAACGATGTTTTGGTGTATTGAAGGCTCGTTGGAGATGCTTGCTGAAGCATCGTACACTCCATTACCATCCTCGTGTTGCCAGTGAGGTAACTATTGCATGTTGTGTTCTGCACAATATTGCACTGGATGCTAAATTACCTCCCCCTAATAATATGGCTGAGCAACAAGAGGATGGTGATGAACCGAGTGTGGGGGTTGGACCCATTTCCAGCAACCAAGATGAGCTGATGAGTGGCAGAATAATgctaaataatttagttaatagaTTAGTTTAG